The genomic interval aatgaacaaacctcataaacatattaaatttacctgaatggcaacctaccgctgttatcctttgcatgcaccctataaaaacaccacgatgtttcaacacacttttctcgctgacatttttgtgtttaaatttgaaacagtatattctgtatcgaataccacatcgttatcgactttaataggctccatcacataacccgacgtgcaaaatattggtgtactgcgaatTCACCAATATTGGGTccattttccaatatggcggatacagcatacaaaagaaaaactaagtcaataaaaagcaattatttcttgcttaatggtaccatttggaggagtttgtggtttagacaggtaaactttaataagttcttgcagtttcactgttccttaacccttgcattgttgataacattttgcacccatggacaagagagagcgcatggcaactctcagcaaccctttgggttataaagctgagagtttaattattgcaactagtaatGTACCATGTCTATCCCACAGGAACCTTTAAGAAAAATACACTACTTACTAAAATTAAAGTATAAAAGGGATACAActgtaaaattttcagcaaaaaacATAGTATGAACAAAGCAAAATATTCACttctaaaaaaaaagttgtttaagattcgccaattttcgttttagttatgatatctgtgaggaaatagtaatactgaacatttaccatgctctaaaaggtttacggaggtttcgtcacactacagtttcgtcacactgaatttactgtagaaaacgggtagagggttcgtcacaatggtaatatataggtgtgaataataccagGAAACTTTAGCAcctttgattgacacctttcttctgttatcaatcaacatgtttttttcttttctgttaaattcgataaattgaagtatttagttagtatacacatgcaattaaatgacataatacaatgttgattttgattcacaaaaaccatttattaaaacacaatattacacaatacattaacataaaaatctccttaataaacggtataataatatacttacctttacacaacacacatttatttgcaagaaatattacaccaaaaataaatatttgcatataaaacattaagatacaatcaaatacaaatctactaaataaacggtataataatatacatacctttacacaacacatacatttatttccaaacaatattGCACCAagcataaatatttgcatataaaacataattaaatacaaatttactcaataaacggtacaataatatacttacctttacgcaccacatacatttatttccaaacaatattacaccaaaaataaatatttgcatataaaacataaagatttAATCAAAGAacaaataaactcaataaacagtacaataatatacttacctttacgCACCACATACATTGATTTCCAAACAAATTATTACACCAagcataaatatttgcatataaaacataaagatttAATCAAAAAACCAATATACTCAATAAACGGTAcaataatatacttacctttacgcaccacatacatttatttccatATTGTTCTTTGAATAAAAGCATATCTTCAACAACGATGTTAGTCCTAACTGTTTGTCTATAGATACTCCAGTTCTCCAGCTTCCACATGAATCCACGTGCGCTCAACGTAAGTGACGACATTCAGAAGAGGACCGCCAACCTGGAATAAGCAAAATTTATGACATATGCGTACAGAACATTttagttattgtattttttataatatataatgttattaacaaTAGAAGACCATTGAAGTAATGTGTATACCATAAATAATTATGAGGtaagtaataattattattagtaccTCTTCAGCCTGTAGCATCATCTGTTCGATTCGCCGTGCCGTATTCTGAAGCCATGATTGGATTTTGTGGTTGCAATGAAACAACTCCCCTATTATATACTCTTGTGTAACAGACGTTAtttactctatatgtataaatacaCACAGTTTGTTTAATCCACGCTGCCAATTTAAGCCAACTTTTTTAATTGCCAATTAAAGGCATGTGTCGCTAAATGATTGTTTGCAATGCACTAATTAATATGTTTGCACTATGAAGtaatcaataattgaaatatcttaTAATCATAGTTTGGTAGTCGATAGGGTGTGGACGTGTTTTCATGTGCTccacaaatatgtgttttattcatatattacgCGCACAGAAAAAGTTGATATTATGGTAGAAAAAAGGATAATATGCAAAGTGTAATGCAAGTGTTACATTTTTCGCATAGAATCAACAGTAAAGACAAAAAAGTTACTgtttaaagcatatttattaaaatcataggACATTAATTATTGCCtgttacatgtaaatatatttctatttaactataaaataacACTGACAAAATTTTACAGTTTTAGCTGGTACTACAACAGTTACTAGTTACTAAAATAAATACGCTTCATTATAACAAACAGTACGCTGTTTAACCTAagtcaaacataaatcatttaaataatatatacaattaaaaccatCATTTGTTACAAAACTCTACTCAATAAcgcaaaaaaataacataaagaagcatatatcccaatatatttatttacaacatcatcttcaattgcaatatcattttattctatacaatatatcagtgtgacgaaacctccactgccctccttcataatatcagtgtgacgaaactgcattgtgacgaaacctccatcacccctctaaaatagccattataaaACTTGAGattcaaattgagaaagaaatagccctaaacaatgatacacttcatatatttgaacaaaaatggaaacgcatttaactttcataaacaagtccagtatgctttctgcttactttatgcaactcatccttattcatgcTTATTCTGTTGTTATGTCCCCGatatatactgggggacatattgtttttgccctgtctgttggtttgcgtcCAACTTTCacatttgtcataacttttgcaatattgatgatagcaacttgatatttggcatggagctgcacattttgagtggtgaaaggtcaaggtcatccttcaaggtcaaatgtcaaatatatggggacatagtgtttcacaaacacatcgcttgttttaaatttattatgccccccttcgaagaagagggtgtatattgctttgctcatgtcggtcggtcggtaggtcggtccgtccaccaggtggttgtcagacgataactcaagaacgcttgggcctaggatcatgaaacttcataggtacattgatcatgtcttgcagatgacccctatttattttgaggtcactaggtcaaaggtcaaggtcatggtgacccaaaatagtaaaatggtttccagttgataactcaagaatgcatacgcctaggatcatgaaacttcatgggtagattgatcatgactcgcagatgacccctattgattttgaggtcactaggtcaaaggtcaaggtcacagtgaccagaaatagtaaaatggtttccggatgataactcaagaacgcatacgccttggatcatgaaacttcatgggtagattgatcatgactcgcagatgacccctattgattttgaggtcactaggtcaaaggtcaaggtcacggtgacccgaaatagtaaaaatgtttccggatgataactcaataacgcatacgcctaggatcatgaaacttcatgggtagattgatcatgactcgcagatgacccctattgattttgaggtcactaggtcaaaggtcaaggtcacggtgacccgaaattgtaaattggttttcggatgataactcaagaacgctttttcctaggatcatgacacttcacaggtacattgatcgtgactcgcagatgacccctattgattttcgggtgactgggtcaaaggtcaaggtcacagtgacaaaaatcgtattcacacaatggctgccactacaacggacagcccatatggggggcatgcatgttttacaaacagcccttgttttaaatacaattaatttgtGTTATTAAGATAAAATAACCCAATGTAAAGTGTACAATTGCAACACAACAATATCATAAAAACATGATACATGTACCGggtatttagaaaataaaatttgaCTGCTTGAGAACTCTTTCTGAATATTTAGGAATGTGttgataatgtattttatttttagacTCGCTTTTTCTTTGttataatgaattaaaattatcTGTAAATATatgcaaagaaaatatatgcTTATGCTTTTTTCTCAGTTGAGCTCCTTAGGGCCCTTGACCCTCTTGTTTATCCTCTGTTAGCATGTActtaaaagaaattatttgaCTTACTTATTTGTAATAATCATTACAAGTAGTTCCTCCAAACAAAAAAGAGTTTAGTAAAAAATGGGTAACTAAGTTTAGGTCTCCTATGTTACATATTTTGCACCTGTGTTAAGTATAAGCCCTTTgtggtacatgtatatgtataacacGTGTATTTACTCCAGTTGCCCTGGTGGAGAGCAACAGTCGCCCGGCTGGCCATCAGCTAGTGAACACATACTTGACTAATAGAAACTCTGACCCTATGGACCTCGTGGAGCTTGCTAGACAAGTACAGAAGGTAGCTGTTGTGTTGTACAAGCACTTTTTTCCTGTTTTAACTGAGGAAAGCTTGTCATTTAACTTAGAACATGTATGTATTGTCCATGACATCATATTTAGAGTTTATTTCTAAAACATCTGCTCCTACACCTTTTACAGCTTGCCACAAATGCTTCTTCTTTCCAAGAGTCAAACACATTTCAAACTGCAGCTGCAGTGGATCTTTGATAGGGAAAGATCTAGggtaaacatttacaaagtgTTACTAAAATGATACAATGATTTCTTTTATATAGAATAATACGAAACATCCTTATCCATTTCTGTTGTACCATTGTAGGCAGATGAGTTCACCAAGGCTACCTGTGGCAGCAAACTGATGGTGATAGCAGACAATATCCAGGTACCTCCAGGAGCAGGCCAAAAAGGTTGGCAACTAAGGGACTTTGGTGGCTTAATTATTATATTGCATGCTTATACATACCCTGGAATTACAACTACAAGATTAAATCTGTTGGATTAAGCACCTTTTATCTTGACCTATTTTTCCCATTCAATGACCTGAATAATATTTGGCACAGATATTCGTTCTAAAATGAAGCTGTTTGAATTGTTCACCAAAAACATGTATTGGTGTAAACAGGGAACATAAgataattttaagtacataatgaGAACATAGGTGATAACAAGAACTGGTTAATGGAGTCCttaaatgtttttgtaaaggtaaatcatgttattttcattttgtccAGAAGGGTTTGTAAACAGAAGTTATCACTGAATTATGTATATGTTTGAGTTTAAGGAAATTGTGGACATAAGAAATTGTAACCCCAATAAGTTAACCCTGTGTAAGCATAAAACTGATAACGTTATTTTGGGATGTAAAATGTGGAAATGTGGTACTAGTGTTCAACTCCATTCTGCGCTATCATTTATTTTCTCAGTGGCATGTTTGCAGGTTCTAGAGGAGGCGAGACGTGACGCCATGCTTCACCACGCAGCTTGCAACCTCGTGAAGAAGCCAGGCCAGGTGTACTACCTGTATGAGAGGCAGTCTGGACAGAAATACTTCTCCATACTCTCTCCACAGGTAGGATGCAGAAATGCAGGTCTTATAGGATAATTATTGATAAGCTGACACCTATTGCTCAACAGTTTTAAGTCTGTTATCCAATAAAAGCAGTTTAGCTAAGCTCACTGTTTCCATATTTTTGTATGGTATATAAATCATGCATTACTAATATTATAAACATGAAttacaaacatgtacatgtttaatgaaaattgtCATCATTGTGTGCAAGAAAGCCACaatatttgtttagttttttcaTGTAACGTTACTTTTAAATGCTGTTTTTGTATTCATTAAATAAGAGACCTTAGTCAGCCATCCTTAAAATCAATTTTCACTTTGCAAAGTTCAATCCTTACTCAGAAATCAGTAATACTATCTCCTCCAAACACACCAAAACCGAATCTTCTCAGGAAATGGAttgagtgtctcaataagccaaAGGATTTTGATGCAATCATGATGCTAGAATTAACCAGTTTTACTTAAACTATATCTTCAAAACTTTTGCTAATAAAATGTCTTGCTTTATTCCAAAATCTTTGTTTTGTGCATCCTCCCTACATTCTATTCAACAATAAGGGAAAAACCTCT from Dreissena polymorpha isolate Duluth1 chromosome 1, UMN_Dpol_1.0, whole genome shotgun sequence carries:
- the LOC127837136 gene encoding LOW QUALITY PROTEIN: uncharacterized protein C1orf50 homolog (The sequence of the model RefSeq protein was modified relative to this genomic sequence to represent the inferred CDS: deleted 1 base in 1 codon); translation: MANEQNKYETKVALVESNSRPAGHQLVNTYLTNRNSDPMDLVELARQVQKADEFTKATCGSKLMVIADNIRYLQEQAKKVLEEARRDAMLHHAACNLVKKPGQVYYLYERQSGQKYFSILSPQEWGAGCPHEFVGAFKLEHDMSWTPYEHIDQRAQDFALINKVMNAQQALVEAASPNFKGLTSESRNSSTLKLTDVVNDGVQKNDVGFPLA